In Pleurocapsa sp. PCC 7319, the following are encoded in one genomic region:
- the crtO gene encoding beta-carotene ketolase CrtO: MEAYDAIVIGAGHNGLVCAAYLLNAGYSVLLLEKRAVPGGAATTEEALPESAPGFKFNLCAIDHEFIFLGPIIEELQLQRYGLKYLTCDPHTFCPHPDGKYFLAHQSLAKTQASIARYSKRDAAKYGEFINYWSKLMSAIAPFFNAPPQSILGIAQGYKGKNIADVLAIAGSKDKALNFIRTMITAPEDLLHEYFDTELVKAPLARLAAEIGAPPSQKGITAGLMMLAMRHHPGMARPQGGTGALTQALVKLVTAKGGKILTEQMVQEVIVDDNRAVGVKVAGGQEYRASRAVISNIDVRRLFLQLIAPDVVNPNLREKVDRRLTNNNETILKIDCALSEAPRFTAYDRDDNEHLIGTVLIADSMAHVEQAHALATMGQIPDANPSMYLDIPSILDPTLAPEGKHTLWIEFFAPYQIAGKEGTGLHGTGWTDELKNQVADNVINKLADYAPNIKDSIIARRVESPAELGERLGSYKGNYYHLDMTLDQMIFLRPLPEIANYTTPIKNLYLTGAGTHPGGSISGMPGRNCARVFLNQQQPLVKAQQSVSSILRSLLGID; this comes from the coding sequence ATGGAAGCATATGATGCGATCGTTATTGGTGCGGGTCATAACGGACTTGTTTGTGCCGCCTACTTGCTCAATGCTGGCTATAGCGTCTTATTATTAGAAAAACGAGCTGTTCCTGGTGGTGCTGCCACTACAGAAGAAGCACTACCAGAAAGCGCGCCTGGCTTTAAGTTTAATCTCTGTGCCATTGACCATGAATTTATCTTTCTTGGTCCAATTATCGAAGAACTACAGCTTCAGCGGTACGGTTTAAAATATCTTACCTGTGACCCCCATACATTTTGCCCCCATCCCGATGGCAAGTACTTTTTAGCTCATCAATCTTTAGCCAAAACTCAAGCCTCGATCGCCCGCTACAGTAAAAGAGATGCTGCTAAATACGGAGAATTTATTAATTATTGGTCAAAATTAATGAGTGCGATCGCACCTTTTTTTAATGCACCACCCCAATCTATTTTAGGCATTGCTCAAGGTTACAAAGGTAAAAATATAGCTGACGTTCTAGCGATCGCAGGTTCTAAAGACAAGGCGTTGAACTTTATTCGTACCATGATTACCGCGCCCGAAGATTTACTCCATGAATACTTTGATACTGAGTTAGTTAAAGCTCCCTTAGCGAGATTAGCTGCAGAAATTGGTGCTCCCCCTTCCCAGAAAGGTATTACAGCAGGGTTAATGATGTTAGCGATGCGTCATCATCCAGGAATGGCTCGTCCCCAAGGTGGTACAGGGGCATTAACTCAAGCCTTGGTCAAACTTGTCACAGCCAAAGGGGGCAAGATTCTTACCGAACAAATGGTTCAGGAAGTAATAGTGGACGATAATCGTGCCGTTGGGGTTAAAGTTGCGGGGGGTCAAGAATATCGGGCTAGTCGAGCAGTCATTTCTAATATTGATGTGCGGAGGTTGTTTTTGCAGTTAATTGCTCCTGATGTGGTTAATCCCAACTTAAGAGAAAAAGTTGATCGTCGCCTTACTAATAATAATGAAACTATTCTCAAAATAGACTGTGCTTTATCGGAAGCACCCCGTTTTACAGCTTACGATCGCGATGATAACGAGCATCTAATTGGTACAGTATTAATTGCTGATTCTATGGCTCATGTAGAACAAGCTCATGCTTTAGCAACTATGGGGCAAATTCCTGATGCTAATCCCTCAATGTATCTTGATATTCCTTCGATTTTAGATCCTACTCTGGCTCCAGAAGGAAAACATACCCTTTGGATTGAATTTTTTGCCCCCTACCAAATCGCCGGGAAAGAAGGAACAGGACTACACGGTACGGGATGGACAGACGAACTCAAAAACCAGGTTGCCGATAACGTAATTAATAAGCTAGCTGACTATGCACCTAATATTAAAGATTCAATTATTGCTCGCCGAGTAGAAAGCCCTGCCGAATTAGGAGAGAGATTAGGTTCCTATAAAGGTAACTACTATCATCTGGATATGACCTTAGATCAAATGATCTTTTTACGTCCTTTACCTGAAATAGCTAACTACACCACACCAATCAAAAACCTTTATCTTACAGGGGCAGGAACTCATCCAGGAGGATCAATTTCAGGAATGCCTGGACGTAACTGTGCCCGTGTATTTTTAAACCAGCAACAGCCTTTAGTCAAAGCACAACAATCAGTTAGTTCTATTTTGCGATCGCTTTTGGGCATCGATTAA
- a CDS encoding STAS domain-containing protein gives MNSVVQILEPEGILDGTKTAKFQRQIEQHIESGVNFILVDFSNVTFMDSSGLGALVKALKTMNAAGVKLFLCSINEQIKMLFELTSMDSYFSICENREEFTKHLQQQ, from the coding sequence ATGAATTCTGTTGTTCAGATACTTGAACCTGAAGGGATTTTAGACGGAACTAAAACTGCTAAGTTTCAACGTCAAATAGAGCAACATATAGAAAGCGGCGTAAACTTTATTTTAGTTGATTTCAGCAATGTCACTTTTATGGACAGTTCTGGTCTAGGAGCTTTGGTTAAAGCCTTGAAAACAATGAACGCTGCTGGCGTTAAGCTGTTCTTATGTTCGATTAATGAGCAAATTAAAATGTTGTTTGAGCTGACTAGTATGGATAGCTACTTTTCTATCTGTGAGAACCGCGAAGAATTTACTAAGCATTTACAACAACAGTAA
- a CDS encoding PP2C family protein-serine/threonine phosphatase yields MAQILIIDDDSTTQLLLERTLSLQGYDITLASDGEEGLIKAKTICPALIICDWIMPRKNGLEVCRQIKSTAELSTTFFILLTSLDSIEDRVKGLDAGADDFLCKPIEMNELKARVRAGLRLHQLSRDLQTQKQLLEAELAEAAEYVSTILPEPLQHPSLSIDVCFIPSRQLGGDSFDYFWLDDRHIVFYLLDVSGHGLRASLPSLAVVNLLRSRGLSNVDYYQPDSVLSGLNQAFQMSDRNDKYFTIWYGVYDRFSRSLTYSSAGHPPAILLPPTKKGSEQRLKTPGVPVGMFPDIKYVNASCQIVANSSLYLFSDGLYDIEQKASSHWGLDRLINLLHKYQTTPKRDLKRLLQYIRTWHPNFQFEDDLSILQIDFS; encoded by the coding sequence ATGGCTCAAATTCTGATTATTGACGATGACTCCACAACTCAACTGCTTTTAGAGAGAACTCTAAGTCTGCAGGGCTATGATATTACTTTGGCAAGTGATGGAGAGGAAGGTTTAATTAAAGCAAAGACCATTTGCCCAGCATTGATTATTTGTGATTGGATTATGCCTCGTAAAAATGGCTTAGAAGTATGTCGTCAAATCAAATCTACTGCTGAATTATCGACTACTTTTTTTATTTTATTGACTTCTTTAGATTCGATAGAAGATCGAGTTAAAGGTTTAGATGCTGGAGCAGACGATTTTTTGTGTAAGCCTATTGAAATGAATGAGCTTAAAGCTAGAGTTAGGGCTGGGTTGAGACTGCATCAGTTAAGTAGAGATCTGCAAACTCAAAAACAATTACTAGAAGCAGAATTGGCTGAGGCAGCAGAGTATGTAAGTACTATTTTGCCTGAACCGCTACAACATCCTTCTCTTAGTATTGATGTTTGCTTTATTCCTTCACGACAATTAGGAGGAGATAGTTTTGATTATTTTTGGTTAGACGATCGCCATATTGTCTTTTATTTATTAGATGTTTCTGGACATGGTTTAAGAGCTTCTTTACCATCTTTAGCTGTGGTTAATTTACTGAGATCACGAGGTTTGAGTAATGTAGATTACTATCAACCAGATTCAGTTTTAAGCGGGTTAAACCAAGCTTTCCAAATGAGCGATCGCAATGATAAGTATTTTACTATTTGGTATGGTGTTTATGATCGATTTAGTCGCAGCCTAACTTATTCAAGTGCAGGGCATCCTCCAGCGATTTTGTTGCCGCCAACAAAGAAGGGCTCAGAGCAACGTCTTAAAACTCCAGGAGTACCAGTGGGGATGTTTCCTGACATCAAATATGTCAATGCTTCTTGTCAAATCGTAGCCAATTCTAGCTTATATTTGTTCAGTGATGGACTTTATGATATTGAGCAAAAAGCTAGTAGTCACTGGGGATTAGATCGATTAATTAATTTACTTCATAAGTATCAAACTACACCAAAACGAGATTTGAAGCGTTTGTTGCAGTACATAAGAACCTGGCATCCCAATTTTCAATTTGAAGATGATTTATCCATCTTACAAATAGATTTTTCTTGA
- the hflX gene encoding GTPase HflX, whose protein sequence is MDTIYGKYKGLKSSQIKQLKKLYHQKLPGDIVVTPEFAQRLAAISTEINQPVCTYINRRGQVIRVGVGNARQTQIPPLELPRYGAKRLSGIRCIATKLKAEPPKESSLTAMVCQRLDALALLTLTGTGKLKRGGGATGYIHNTYLAHLLPQFEANSENQEYWSVSEPISLDVLSEQDFLDLVEGLEAEFEREYVAQQVDISHDRVILVGLWVEQTSEQEFEDGLNELMGLVNTAGGEVLQTIRQKRSRPHPQTLVGEGKVQEIALRVQTVGANLVAFDRSLSPAQIRNLESQFGVRVVDRTEIILDIFAQRAQSRAGKLQVELAQLEYMLPRLVGRGQAMSRLGGGIGTRGPGETKLETERRSIQKRIARLQRDVTQLQAHRSRMRHQRQKKDVPNVAIVGYTNAGKSTLINALTNSEVYVANQLFATLDPTTRRLSIPHADTSEPTNILLTDTVGFIQQLPPPLVDAFRATLEEVTEADALIHVVDLSHPAWEHQIRSVMEILGEMPIAPGPILLVFNKLDRVDSETLAQAKEEFPLALFISASDRLGLETLRQKLSLLVDYAGLGD, encoded by the coding sequence ATCGATACTATATACGGTAAATATAAAGGATTAAAATCCAGTCAGATCAAGCAGCTAAAAAAACTTTATCATCAAAAGTTGCCTGGGGATATTGTCGTTACACCTGAGTTTGCCCAACGATTAGCTGCTATTAGCACTGAGATCAATCAACCAGTCTGTACTTATATTAATCGACGCGGACAAGTAATTCGAGTAGGAGTAGGTAATGCTCGTCAGACCCAAATTCCGCCACTAGAATTGCCTCGTTACGGTGCTAAACGTCTCTCGGGAATTCGTTGTATTGCTACCAAGCTTAAAGCCGAACCCCCCAAGGAATCGAGCCTAACTGCTATGGTCTGTCAAAGACTGGATGCCTTAGCCCTATTGACTCTAACAGGTACAGGTAAATTAAAACGGGGTGGGGGAGCAACAGGCTATATTCACAATACTTATCTGGCTCATTTATTACCTCAGTTTGAAGCCAATTCTGAAAACCAAGAATATTGGTCAGTATCGGAACCGATTAGTCTCGATGTACTTAGTGAACAGGATTTTTTGGATCTGGTAGAAGGTCTCGAAGCTGAGTTTGAGCGAGAATATGTGGCTCAACAGGTAGATATTAGCCACGATCGCGTTATTTTAGTCGGTTTATGGGTTGAGCAGACCTCCGAACAGGAATTTGAAGATGGTTTAAATGAATTGATGGGGTTAGTAAACACCGCCGGAGGAGAAGTATTACAAACTATCCGCCAAAAGCGATCGCGTCCTCATCCTCAAACTCTTGTGGGAGAGGGAAAAGTTCAAGAAATCGCTCTAAGGGTACAAACAGTTGGAGCAAATTTAGTGGCGTTTGATCGTTCTCTTTCCCCAGCCCAAATACGTAACCTCGAAAGTCAGTTTGGGGTACGAGTCGTCGATCGCACGGAAATTATTCTCGATATCTTCGCCCAGCGCGCTCAATCTCGTGCCGGTAAGCTCCAAGTAGAACTAGCACAATTAGAATATATGTTGCCTCGTTTGGTGGGCAGAGGACAAGCAATGTCTCGTCTGGGGGGTGGTATTGGTACCAGAGGACCAGGTGAAACCAAGCTAGAGACAGAAAGAAGAAGTATTCAGAAGCGAATTGCTCGTTTACAGAGAGACGTGACTCAATTACAGGCACATCGCTCGCGAATGCGTCATCAACGTCAGAAAAAAGATGTTCCCAATGTAGCGATCGTCGGTTATACTAATGCTGGCAAATCAACTCTCATCAATGCTTTAACTAATTCTGAAGTATATGTAGCCAACCAGCTATTTGCTACTCTTGACCCCACAACTCGCCGATTATCAATTCCTCATGCTGATACCAGTGAACCAACTAATATTCTATTGACGGATACAGTAGGTTTTATTCAACAACTACCTCCTCCTCTGGTTGATGCCTTTAGAGCAACCTTGGAAGAAGTGACTGAGGCTGACGCTTTAATTCACGTCGTCGACTTATCCCATCCTGCTTGGGAACATCAAATCCGTTCGGTAATGGAAATTCTCGGTGAAATGCCCATTGCCCCAGGTCCTATATTATTGGTTTTCAACAAATTAGATCGGGTAGATAGCGAAACACTAGCCCAAGCAAAAGAAGAATTTCCTCTGGCTTTATTTATATCTGCCAGCGATCGCCTAGGACTAGAAACTTTACGCCAAAAGTTATCTTTATTGGTTGACTATGCGGGATTAGGTGATTGA
- a CDS encoding OB-fold nucleic acid binding domain-containing protein — MVKIISRQSLGKQSVYDIGVAKDHNFLLANGMVASNCFNKSHSTAYAYVTYQTAYLKANYPVEYMSALLTASSGTQDKVDKYRENAQKMGITIQPPDINCSEEEFTPLDNNNILFGLSAVKNLGQGAIENILQARKADGKFKSLADFCERVELRTVNRRALETLIYCGAFDRVQANRRQLINDIDVVISWAQKRNKEKASGQLNLFDMMNSGQDDSQTQDTFEQAPSTPTVEDFPLQEKLHLEKEYIGFYISDHPLKAVHQAAQILSPINLSELSEQKAKQKVSAVVMLNSVRKIITKKGDPMAFVQMEDITGEAEGTIFPSTYNELESLLVEGKQLIVWGKAQQRNDKYQLIIDDAEAIEQVKMIMLEITPEQALDRAKSSYLKQILEKQTAETNKFKIPVIAAIGTGKQRQFIRFGQKFWVQNQSQTIASLQEAGFRVHCESLISD, encoded by the coding sequence ATGGTCAAAATTATTAGTCGACAATCGCTAGGTAAACAATCGGTTTATGACATCGGCGTAGCTAAAGATCATAATTTTCTCTTGGCTAATGGAATGGTAGCATCTAATTGTTTTAACAAGTCCCATTCTACTGCCTATGCCTACGTGACTTATCAGACTGCTTATCTTAAGGCTAACTATCCCGTAGAATATATGTCAGCTTTACTGACAGCTAGTAGTGGCACTCAGGATAAAGTCGATAAATATCGGGAAAACGCCCAAAAAATGGGCATTACTATTCAACCACCTGATATCAACTGCTCAGAAGAAGAGTTTACACCCTTAGACAATAACAATATTCTGTTTGGCTTATCGGCAGTCAAAAATTTAGGACAGGGGGCGATCGAAAATATACTGCAAGCCAGAAAGGCAGATGGCAAATTTAAATCTCTAGCGGATTTTTGTGAACGGGTAGAACTACGTACCGTCAACCGTCGAGCATTGGAAACACTAATTTATTGTGGTGCCTTTGATCGAGTTCAAGCCAACCGCAGGCAGCTAATTAATGATATTGATGTCGTAATTTCTTGGGCGCAAAAACGCAATAAAGAAAAAGCTAGCGGACAACTAAATCTGTTTGACATGATGAACAGTGGTCAAGATGATAGCCAAACCCAAGATACCTTTGAGCAGGCACCCAGCACCCCCACCGTAGAAGATTTTCCTCTTCAAGAAAAGCTTCATTTAGAAAAAGAATATATTGGCTTTTACATCAGCGATCATCCTCTCAAAGCGGTTCACCAAGCAGCACAAATCCTATCCCCAATTAATCTCTCTGAATTGTCGGAACAAAAAGCTAAGCAAAAAGTAAGTGCCGTGGTCATGCTCAACTCTGTCAGGAAAATCATCACCAAAAAAGGTGATCCCATGGCTTTTGTCCAGATGGAAGACATTACAGGTGAAGCGGAAGGAACTATATTTCCCAGTACCTACAATGAGTTGGAGTCACTATTGGTAGAAGGTAAACAACTAATCGTTTGGGGGAAAGCCCAGCAGCGAAATGATAAATATCAGTTAATTATTGATGATGCTGAAGCGATTGAACAAGTAAAAATGATTATGTTGGAAATTACGCCCGAGCAAGCTTTAGATCGAGCAAAAAGCAGTTATCTTAAACAAATTTTAGAGAAGCAAACTGCAGAAACAAATAAATTCAAAATTCCTGTTATTGCGGCGATTGGTACTGGCAAACAAAGACAATTTATTCGCTTTGGACAAAAGTTCTGGGTACAAAATCAGAGTCAAACTATAGCATCTTTACAAGAGGCAGGATTCAGAGTGCATTGCGAATCTTTAATTTCTGACTGA
- a CDS encoding FHA domain-containing protein — translation MADKKSKLTLVELNKADLAKGRHVLIVESPESRRAVSLNVNVFSMGRHPNNDLILNDPLASRHHATVAWMRYTDDRLKSDYSYWIIDGKGKRKRSRNGIIVNGKKKSLHRLTSGDTVHIGNNIKISYSYIAYSTDNSQFLNYCNEEKAEYNPIFTNDKSYKETAIVDDPGFIEDTIVKD, via the coding sequence ATGGCTGATAAAAAATCCAAACTAACCTTAGTCGAGTTAAATAAAGCAGATTTAGCAAAAGGTAGACATGTCTTAATTGTCGAGTCTCCTGAATCACGGCGAGCAGTCTCTCTTAATGTCAATGTATTTTCCATGGGTCGTCATCCAAATAACGATCTTATCCTGAACGATCCCCTTGCTTCTAGACATCATGCCACTGTAGCTTGGATGAGATATACGGATGATCGACTTAAAAGTGATTATTCTTACTGGATTATTGATGGCAAAGGAAAAAGAAAGAGAAGCCGTAATGGTATTATTGTTAATGGCAAAAAAAAATCTCTACACCGCTTAACTTCTGGCGATACTGTTCATATTGGCAACAATATCAAAATTTCTTATAGTTACATTGCTTATAGTACAGATAATAGCCAGTTCTTAAATTACTGCAATGAAGAAAAAGCAGAATATAATCCTATTTTCACTAATGATAAATCTTATAAAGAAACTGCCATTGTAGATGATCCTGGGTTTATTGAAGACACTATTGTCAAAGATTAG
- the cobA gene encoding uroporphyrinogen-III C-methyltransferase — MTEQGKVYLVGAGVGNQDYLTFRGQELISTAEILIYDALVDEALLSLTSENCLRLCVGKRGGQVSTPQEKINQLLVAYCLQGKQVVRLKSGDPFIFGRANEEIAALQTANCSYEIVPGISSVLAAPLLAGIPLTDKELSRYFVVISGHQPEQLNWSALAKIDTLVILMGGRSLPSIIQSLIDNGRSRLEPIAIIRNCGRSQQQVFQGTLTDIVETTRGVSLSPAVIVIGEVVKLSNQDAQKVIPSLHPLANKTILVTRAESQSSKFTKLLQQQGAKVVEMPALAITPPSSWHELDQAIANIAQFQWLILTSANGVNYFFERLENLGYDARILGGVKIAVVGRKTAAVLQKRQLNPDFIPPNYVADSLAANFPEELTAKKILFPRVETGGREVLVRELTSKGGEVIEVAAYQSKCPEQIEQTAWKALQQRQIDVVTFASSKTVRNFYQLLQQQLSSAEAVQSLLENICLASIGPQTSKTCHELLGRFDLEAKEYTLEGLTTAIANYNFG, encoded by the coding sequence ATGACAGAGCAAGGAAAAGTTTATTTAGTTGGTGCTGGAGTAGGCAACCAAGATTATTTAACTTTCAGAGGTCAAGAATTAATTAGTACAGCCGAAATTCTCATTTATGATGCCCTGGTAGACGAGGCGTTGCTCAGTTTAACTTCTGAAAACTGTCTTCGACTGTGTGTCGGTAAACGTGGGGGACAAGTTAGCACTCCCCAAGAGAAAATCAATCAATTATTGGTGGCTTACTGTCTCCAAGGTAAACAGGTGGTCAGGTTAAAAAGTGGCGATCCTTTCATTTTTGGACGTGCCAATGAGGAAATAGCAGCACTACAAACAGCAAATTGTAGCTATGAAATCGTCCCAGGTATTTCTTCTGTATTAGCTGCGCCCTTACTAGCTGGAATCCCCCTAACTGATAAAGAGTTAAGTCGCTATTTTGTAGTCATTAGTGGACATCAGCCCGAACAATTAAACTGGTCTGCCTTGGCAAAGATTGATACTTTAGTAATTCTTATGGGTGGACGTTCTCTCCCCTCAATAATTCAGTCTTTAATTGACAATGGGCGATCGCGGCTAGAACCAATTGCCATCATTCGTAACTGTGGACGATCACAACAACAAGTTTTTCAGGGTACTTTAACCGATATAGTAGAAACAACCCGAGGAGTATCTCTTTCTCCCGCAGTAATTGTTATTGGTGAAGTCGTGAAACTTAGTAATCAGGATGCCCAGAAAGTCATCCCCTCTCTCCACCCTCTTGCAAACAAAACAATTCTTGTTACTCGTGCTGAGTCGCAATCGAGTAAATTTACTAAGCTGCTACAGCAACAAGGAGCAAAGGTAGTAGAGATGCCCGCTTTAGCTATAACCCCTCCTTCCAGTTGGCACGAGTTAGATCAGGCGATCGCCAATATAGCTCAATTTCAATGGTTGATTTTGACTTCTGCTAATGGTGTGAATTACTTTTTTGAGCGTCTAGAAAATTTAGGTTATGATGCCCGTATTTTGGGAGGAGTTAAAATCGCAGTTGTAGGTCGTAAAACCGCCGCAGTATTACAAAAAAGACAGCTCAATCCTGATTTCATTCCCCCAAACTATGTAGCGGATTCTCTAGCAGCTAATTTCCCCGAAGAGCTGACTGCGAAAAAAATTCTCTTTCCCCGGGTGGAAACTGGTGGTCGAGAAGTATTAGTTAGAGAATTGACCAGTAAAGGGGGCGAAGTGATTGAAGTGGCAGCATACCAATCTAAATGTCCCGAACAGATAGAACAGACTGCGTGGAAGGCATTGCAACAACGGCAAATTGACGTGGTAACTTTTGCTAGTTCTAAAACAGTCAGGAACTTTTACCAATTATTGCAACAGCAATTATCATCTGCTGAGGCTGTGCAATCTCTGTTAGAAAATATTTGCCTTGCTTCTATTGGACCACAAACATCAAAAACTTGTCACGAATTACTGGGTAGATTCGATTTAGAAGCGAAGGAATATACTTTAGAGGGATTAACAACAGCGATCGCCAATTATAACTTTGGTTAA
- a CDS encoding carbon dioxide-concentrating mechanism protein, translating into MSNLEPRRTPISKVSRQPSYNSSPSSYNSEHPFKDSALGLVSTTSFPAIVGTADMMLKSSEVTMVGYEKIGSGYCTAVVRGNIADVRLAVEEGAKTAEKFGQLASKLVIARPMPNLEAIFPIGSHLVELTQKRRGYSRLSNRSIGLLETRGFPAMVGGADAMLKSADVQLSSYEKIGDGLCTAIIRGSIANVAIAIEAGMQEAERIGELHAVMIIPRLLEDLEHTLPVASYWMDEQEPLPVLLPKEVKQKEKELVELPQADTQPMSVPLKRTVEIEEL; encoded by the coding sequence ATGTCTAATTTAGAACCAAGAAGGACACCAATAAGTAAAGTAAGTAGACAACCGAGCTACAACAGTAGCCCCTCAAGCTACAATAGTGAACACCCTTTCAAAGATAGTGCGCTAGGTTTAGTATCTACTACCAGTTTTCCGGCAATTGTTGGTACGGCAGACATGATGTTAAAGTCATCAGAAGTAACGATGGTAGGTTACGAAAAAATAGGTAGTGGTTACTGCACTGCTGTGGTTAGAGGTAATATTGCCGATGTTAGATTAGCCGTGGAAGAAGGAGCGAAAACTGCCGAGAAATTTGGTCAGTTGGCTTCTAAGCTAGTAATTGCTCGTCCTATGCCTAATTTAGAAGCTATTTTCCCGATTGGTAGTCATTTGGTTGAATTAACTCAAAAGAGACGGGGTTATAGTCGCTTGAGCAACCGCTCCATTGGTTTATTAGAGACTAGAGGTTTTCCCGCTATGGTTGGTGGTGCTGATGCCATGTTAAAATCAGCCGATGTGCAGTTATCTTCTTACGAAAAAATTGGCGATGGCTTATGTACAGCTATAATCCGAGGTTCAATTGCTAATGTAGCGATCGCGATTGAAGCAGGAATGCAAGAGGCGGAGCGTATTGGTGAACTACACGCTGTCATGATAATTCCCAGACTGCTGGAAGATTTGGAACATACTCTGCCAGTGGCAAGTTACTGGATGGATGAGCAAGAACCTTTACCTGTTCTGCTACCCAAAGAAGTGAAACAGAAAGAGAAAGAACTAGTAGAATTACCTCAAGCTGATACTCAACCAATGTCAGTTCCCCTCAAGAGAACTGTCGAGATTGAAGAACTCTAG